The Fimbriimonas ginsengisoli Gsoil 348 genome window below encodes:
- a CDS encoding Hsp20/alpha crystallin family protein codes for MREYLAVSPWTELNRMWNLMDRFSQTRSDNIGSSTFPIDIFERDGRITIRASLPGVKPEDLNVSMDQGVLTITGETKDDLERREGNRVYHREHSFGRFVRSVRIPEEVNENAIDANFENGVLTVSMPITKPQQPQPRQIAVRSGSSSAPAIDAGKGKSDFAYADQGKADTSDQREKAGKKG; via the coding sequence ATGAGAGAGTATCTAGCCGTCAGCCCGTGGACTGAGCTCAATCGAATGTGGAACCTGATGGACCGGTTCTCGCAAACTCGTAGCGACAATATTGGCAGCTCGACGTTTCCGATCGACATTTTTGAACGGGATGGCCGAATCACCATTCGTGCATCATTGCCCGGCGTAAAACCGGAAGACCTCAACGTGAGCATGGATCAGGGCGTCCTCACGATCACCGGCGAAACGAAGGACGATCTTGAGCGCCGTGAGGGAAATCGCGTCTATCATCGCGAGCACTCCTTTGGCCGGTTCGTTCGGTCCGTCCGCATTCCGGAGGAAGTGAACGAAAACGCGATCGACGCCAATTTCGAGAACGGTGTTCTAACCGTCTCGATGCCGATAACCAAACCCCAGCAGCCTCAACCCCGACAAATCGCCGTCCGAAGCGGCTCATCGAGCGCCCCGGCGATCGATGCCGGCAAGGGTAAGTCCGATTTCGCCTATGCCGACCAAGGTAAGGCGGACACGAGCGATCAACGCGAGAAGGCGGGAAAGAAAGGGTAG
- a CDS encoding prepilin-type N-terminal cleavage/methylation domain-containing protein, protein MKNFQRNQSDGFTLIELLVVIAIIAILAAILFPVFAQAKAAAKKTSCLSNVKQINTAYFMYISDADERYPATVTERTAPSSVPDTAEDRAPYSYRVKLNPYIKSQAIFKCPEGKDWPVPQPGAWYTTDYGNNHNESKLGPPFNAKQYKWYQANPDFGFNDDTSQSDLSDPARFIILGDASRASGIPSRGGMYPQQWWAAYGGIDDSTLPDNQQQARFNPRHNSGGNLAYSDGHAKYRKPEQTWRTYEDNDWRRNPVRG, encoded by the coding sequence ATGAAGAACTTCCAGAGAAACCAGAGCGACGGGTTCACCCTGATCGAGCTCCTCGTCGTTATCGCGATCATCGCTATTCTTGCCGCGATCCTCTTCCCGGTGTTCGCCCAAGCCAAGGCCGCGGCGAAGAAGACGAGTTGTCTCTCCAACGTCAAGCAGATCAACACCGCCTACTTTATGTACATCTCCGATGCCGACGAGCGGTATCCGGCGACGGTCACCGAGCGAACCGCCCCGAGCAGCGTGCCCGATACGGCCGAAGACAGGGCGCCGTACAGCTACCGTGTGAAGCTGAACCCGTACATCAAGAGTCAGGCGATTTTCAAATGCCCGGAAGGAAAAGATTGGCCGGTTCCCCAGCCGGGCGCCTGGTACACCACCGACTACGGGAACAACCACAACGAGTCGAAGCTTGGCCCACCTTTCAACGCGAAGCAGTACAAGTGGTACCAAGCCAACCCCGACTTCGGCTTCAACGACGACACCTCGCAGAGCGATCTTAGCGATCCGGCCCGGTTCATCATCCTGGGCGACGCTTCCCGCGCCAGCGGAATCCCGTCCCGGGGCGGAATGTATCCGCAGCAATGGTGGGCAGCGTACGGAGGCATCGACGACTCGACCTTGCCCGACAACCAGCAGCAGGCACGATTCAACCCGCGCCATAACAGTGGCGGCAACCTCGCCTACTCCGACGGGCACGCGAAGTACCGCAAGCCCGAGCAGACCTGGCGCACCTACGAAGACAACGATTGGCGCCGCAATCCGGTGAGAGGATGA
- a CDS encoding ABC transporter permease, whose protein sequence is MSTVKRLIFFSALILLWGILASRHIWDSTLFPSPIQVAKSLGGLISDGSLLNATAVSLRRVLVGYGISLAIGVPLGILLGRQDWAEQTLGSLVSGFQSLPSICWLPLALLWFGLNDRAILFVIVMGSLVSISVAVRDGVRNLPPTYVRAARTLGTSPLRMYTDVLLPASLPAVLTGAKLGWSYAWRALMSGELLFVSLGLGHLLMMGRELADMSQVLSVMIVIIALGLLTDTVIFGSLERYVRRSRGLGTA, encoded by the coding sequence ATGAGCACCGTCAAACGCCTGATATTCTTCTCCGCACTCATTCTCCTTTGGGGGATTCTTGCTAGCCGGCACATCTGGGACTCGACCCTTTTTCCGTCTCCGATCCAGGTAGCGAAGTCGCTGGGCGGCTTGATATCCGACGGATCGCTGCTCAACGCGACCGCGGTAAGCCTCCGCCGGGTCCTCGTGGGATACGGGATTTCGCTTGCGATCGGCGTTCCGCTGGGGATTCTGCTCGGGAGGCAAGATTGGGCGGAGCAGACGCTCGGCTCGCTGGTGTCCGGCTTTCAGTCGCTGCCAAGCATCTGCTGGCTGCCGCTAGCGCTCCTCTGGTTCGGCCTGAACGACCGGGCGATCCTGTTCGTGATCGTTATGGGTTCGCTCGTATCTATCTCCGTCGCCGTCCGAGACGGTGTACGTAACCTACCACCGACCTACGTACGGGCCGCACGGACGCTCGGCACTAGCCCGCTTCGTATGTACACCGACGTCCTTCTTCCGGCCTCATTGCCCGCCGTGCTCACCGGAGCCAAGCTCGGCTGGTCGTACGCTTGGCGGGCGCTGATGTCGGGCGAGCTGCTGTTCGTCTCCCTTGGACTAGGGCATTTGTTGATGATGGGGCGCGAACTGGCGGATATGAGCCAAGTGCTCTCGGTGATGATTGTGATCATCGCCTTGGGACTGCTCACCGACACCGTGATCTTTGGATCGCTGGAACGCTATGTTCGCCGCTCTAGGGGGCTGGGTACGGCCTAA
- a CDS encoding ABC transporter ATP-binding protein codes for MSSLSIRNLSKRFGGPDGLQALEDVSIEVPEGEFLILVGPSGCGKSTLLNIVAGLEVPDTGQVLVDGKPIQGPGPDRSLVFQDGALFPWLSVRQNVEFGLKQARVPTLEREERARRALDKVGLAKFEDHAIHELSGGMRQRVAIARSLVLEPGIILMDEPFSALDALTREDLYLEVQDLWRERRSTVVFVTHNVREAVTLGDRVLLFSARPGRIQESFDIDILPPRHIDDVDVARTAQSISHAMKAGTRTIYEHRQTPDILLRTHSPLGDSC; via the coding sequence GTGAGCTCTCTTTCCATCCGTAACCTATCCAAGCGGTTCGGCGGGCCGGACGGGCTGCAGGCGCTGGAGGATGTCTCGATCGAAGTGCCCGAGGGAGAGTTCCTGATCCTCGTCGGTCCCTCTGGTTGCGGAAAGTCGACGCTTCTGAACATCGTCGCCGGGCTTGAAGTGCCGGACACGGGCCAGGTATTGGTCGACGGAAAGCCGATCCAAGGTCCGGGACCGGACCGAAGCCTCGTCTTTCAGGACGGCGCGCTGTTTCCTTGGCTCTCGGTCCGGCAGAATGTCGAGTTCGGTCTGAAGCAGGCGAGGGTTCCCACCCTGGAGCGTGAGGAACGGGCTCGTCGAGCCCTCGACAAAGTTGGGCTGGCCAAGTTCGAGGACCATGCCATCCACGAGTTATCGGGTGGGATGCGCCAACGGGTGGCGATCGCCCGGTCGCTCGTCCTTGAACCCGGGATCATCCTGATGGACGAGCCGTTCTCCGCCCTCGACGCCCTAACTCGCGAGGACCTGTACTTGGAGGTGCAGGACCTCTGGAGGGAGCGGCGAAGCACGGTCGTCTTCGTCACGCATAACGTCCGCGAGGCGGTGACGCTGGGGGACCGGGTTCTCCTCTTCTCGGCTCGCCCCGGCCGGATCCAAGAGAGTTTCGACATCGACATTCTGCCGCCGCGCCATATCGACGACGTCGATGTGGCGCGAACCGCGCAGAGCATCTCTCACGCGATGAAGGCCGGTACCCGAACGATTTATGAGCACCGTCAAACGCCTGATATTCTTCTCCGCACTCATTCTCCTTTGGGGGATTCTTGCTAG
- a CDS encoding ABC transporter substrate-binding protein translates to MNARRGSRDLLNAGCGILFLFGLAFGTGWRTQTSAARKGAYPLRVAYFPNLTHAPALVGVAKGFFQKDLPDYDVSTRVVNAGPEAMEALLAGEVDVAYVGPSPATNTFLKTNGQSLTIVAGACSGGASLVARADLPISSVRDLDGHSVAVPQLGGTQDVSCRHFLLQSGLESKEHGGTVSIIPAKNPDILTLFRRKQIDAAWVPEPWASRLRSETGAKTVVDERSLWPNRRFTTTVVVVRRAFADAHPDAVQAFVSSHERTVSWIQGHPAEAQSTVNGELKRLTGKLLGNLVLKEAWGKLDFTTDPNLTSIQALASAAYQAGYLKAAPGTLPGLVDTRALLALKGGK, encoded by the coding sequence ATGAACGCGCGCCGCGGTTCCCGCGACCTGCTGAACGCCGGCTGCGGAATTCTCTTCCTGTTCGGCCTCGCATTCGGGACCGGATGGCGAACTCAGACGTCCGCGGCCCGAAAGGGGGCTTATCCGCTAAGGGTCGCCTACTTCCCAAACCTCACCCATGCCCCCGCGCTGGTCGGAGTGGCGAAGGGGTTCTTCCAAAAGGATCTGCCGGACTACGACGTCTCGACCCGGGTAGTGAACGCCGGTCCGGAGGCGATGGAAGCGCTTCTTGCTGGCGAGGTCGACGTCGCTTACGTGGGGCCGAGTCCGGCAACGAACACCTTCTTAAAGACGAACGGGCAGAGCCTTACAATCGTGGCAGGCGCCTGTAGCGGAGGCGCGTCGCTTGTCGCGCGGGCCGACCTTCCGATTTCGAGCGTTCGCGACCTCGACGGACACAGCGTCGCGGTGCCGCAGCTAGGGGGAACCCAGGATGTGTCGTGCCGACACTTTCTACTCCAGTCAGGTTTGGAATCGAAGGAGCACGGAGGAACGGTTTCGATTATCCCGGCGAAGAACCCCGACATCCTCACCCTCTTCCGGCGAAAACAGATCGACGCCGCCTGGGTTCCGGAGCCTTGGGCTTCGCGGCTGCGCTCCGAGACCGGGGCTAAGACGGTCGTCGACGAGCGATCGCTCTGGCCAAACCGGCGCTTCACCACCACCGTAGTGGTCGTTCGGCGAGCATTCGCAGACGCTCACCCCGATGCCGTGCAAGCCTTCGTCTCGTCTCACGAACGGACGGTTTCATGGATCCAAGGGCACCCTGCCGAGGCGCAATCGACGGTGAACGGCGAGCTCAAGCGATTGACGGGCAAGCTTCTCGGCAATTTGGTCTTGAAGGAGGCGTGGGGGAAACTCGACTTCACAACCGATCCTAACTTGACGAGTATCCAGGCCCTGGCGAGCGCGGCTTACCAAGCCGGGTACCTCAAAGCGGCTCCAGGAACGCTTCCCGGCCTGGTCGATACCCGCGCGCTCCTCGCGCTTAAGGGAGGGAAGTGA
- a CDS encoding RrF2 family transcriptional regulator, giving the protein MLSSRARYAMRALLDLSLRDDAKITLIQDIADRQNIPLKFLQQILSSLKVAGFVQSRKGPGGGYVLAKAPEEITLGAVIRAMDGSIAPISCVSVTNFSECGCPHPPTCVLRVTFKEVRDAMALVLDNTSFADLRDMQRKADGVPSILDYVI; this is encoded by the coding sequence ATGCTTTCTAGCCGGGCGAGGTACGCCATGCGCGCCCTGTTGGACCTCAGCCTGAGGGACGATGCCAAGATTACGTTGATTCAGGACATCGCTGATCGGCAAAACATCCCGCTGAAGTTCTTGCAGCAGATCCTCTCCTCCCTTAAGGTCGCGGGCTTCGTCCAGAGTCGAAAAGGGCCTGGAGGAGGCTACGTCCTCGCGAAAGCGCCGGAGGAAATCACCCTCGGCGCCGTGATTCGAGCCATGGATGGGTCAATCGCTCCGATTAGCTGCGTGAGCGTGACGAACTTCAGCGAATGCGGCTGCCCGCACCCGCCGACCTGCGTTCTGAGGGTTACTTTCAAGGAGGTCCGGGACGCGATGGCGCTCGTATTGGACAACACTTCCTTTGCGGACCTGCGGGACATGCAACGTAAAGCCGACGGTGTTCCGTCGATTTTGGATTACGTTATTTAG